Part of the Lycium ferocissimum isolate CSIRO_LF1 chromosome 6, AGI_CSIRO_Lferr_CH_V1, whole genome shotgun sequence genome, TCAGTGAGAAAACAATACATCCAAGAAGCAGTGATAGGCTGATAATTAATCACTTGGGAAGCGAAAACAAAACTTTTCTCAGTTGCCCAAACAGCATAACAGTAAAAACATTTGCAAGCAATCAACAACGCCTCGATCCCAAAATAGTTGAGGTCGGTTATGACATTACATATCAATTATCATTACACAAAAATTATATAAGCAAAAACAAAACCAAAGATTCCTTAATCGGTGTTAAAAATAGACCTTGAGACTAAAACTCAactccaaaagctagctcatgaggcgAGCATTGCCAAGATCATATAAGGATACAAAGCATTCCAACTTTACCAGTTTTTAAAAAAGGATGCAAAGCATCCCTCGACCAATATGGGACACTTACCCCCTCCCCTCCCTCTACCCCCAAGCCTAGTGTTTGGAGCGTGGATAACATTAACACAGGGGCCAACATTGGGAAACACAAGCATAGGGATGGGTTTGACTCTTACACCGTGTTAAAAATATAGACCCGAGGGtttaactcaaccccaaaagttAGCTCATGCGATGATTGCTCAAGACCATATAATGAGATGAACAACCCATCCCTCAACTAATGTGGGATATTTAATAGTAACTGTAAAACTGCATTTCAAGATTACCTTCCCTTAATTAGCGCCACTTCCAAATAATTTTACGCAATCAAAATATTGAAACCCCATTATGCATATAACTTTATGTTTATTGCTTTCATCTGGTAGATAGAAACACATAAGAAATCGCACAagcaacaactgccccttcacTGCCATAGGTGAATTTAGATGTTACATCCGTGGGCGCGGAGTGCTACTATACCTACTACTTTTTTGTTAAAATAGATACAAactttatataattatatatctTAGTATAAATGTAAACCATACACATATAGTATAACACAATGAAACAATGCCAACTAGTTAGGATTAAAATTAATTGTTATTAGCACCTTACACTAGTTCAGTTTGGATAGATAAAGGCTAAGCAAGTGTTGTCCTAATGAAATAGCGGATACATTATAACCCCATAAGTCCGCTCCTTTTAATAGACATTCTTAGCAATCTATCTAATTAGATGAAGAATGAACCGATAGTGATACTTTTTGATAAATGGGAAATATCACCAAGACGCCTTTGGTCGATGTTCACACCTGATCCACCGTCTGCACTTACCACATTCACTATGGAGAAGGTCCTATCTCAATAAGCCAGACCGATCGAATAAGCAGTAATTCAACATTGAGTAGATGAATAATGGGCTATAAAAATGTAGCCACAAGTACAGAATTTTAAATAATCTCTAGTTTAGATCCATATTTACAAATTATTGAGAGTAGTGGAGTAAAATGAACCTCAAAACTACTTAactgaggattcatatagtcgACCCACAGGTTTGGAATTGATAATACATATATGTAGCTCGAGCAGAAAGGAATAGGTGCATCCATCCCCTAACTtcactatacaaaaaaaaataaaaaaaataaaaacatatataataagaaaaatccacaccccacccccacccttaACTCCTCTCCTTACCCccataaaaggaaaaaagttaaGCACTTGTAAGTCCTTATAGTGCAGTTACTAAGCCATACAATTCTTtgaatcttgattcttgaaaaaAGAGCAAAcatttatccaaaaaaaaataaaaaaaattgaggagTTACCAGCAATCAAAGAATCAAGAGAACGTGGTTGAGAATCACCATCAGAATCATCATCAGTACTTTGAGATTGATTGTCAATGGCATCACTTTGCACTTgtcccatttttatttttgttttgcttaacAATTGTTGGGTCCTTGACACTATGACCTTTGCTATTTTATAATGagtcctttttttaaaaaaaaaaaaactagtggACCTATTTTAAGGaagtaataaaaagaaaaagtcatgGTGTTTACCGCAAATGAAATTTACACATTGGTTCCTATTTTTGTCATATGTGTTACTCAGGATGGTTTGATATGTTGGACAAACATAAATAGTCTTaaggataaaaatttagtattaGTACCTTATCTTTTGTTTGGTTAGTAATCCTGGGATGAGTTATACGTAACTAGTAATAGTATTGAGATTAGTTATCCCTTCCGGATGGTAGAATAATAGTACCGGAATTAGTTATCCCTAaataaaacaatgaaaaaaataCCCCTAAGGTTCTTCAAACCATTTTTCTAATCAAAAAGGTGGTGGGGGGAtgtttttgaaaacaaacaactTCTTCTcagaaattatgcaatgcatgttatttttaataaaacaaTTAAACCGTTTTGATAATTAATCTCATCATAACTAATCCCAGTATAACTTGTCTTCTGACCAAATGATCCCTGAGTTTTAGATGTCTTATTCCATCCTTggtttatatttattttcaataagTCCACTGAAGAGTGAATCGAACTtctttttattgatattttttcaagtttttgcTTCATTCGGATCTTAATTCAAGTAAGAATAATATCTTAATATTTAGTTCAGGATAGATGAACTTACTGAGTTGGACAAATTAAGTGACAACCACGATTCAAATGGCAATACAATAAGTCAATTCAACGTGATTATTGTGGTTTAGATAGATTTTACCtactttttacataattttatgttcattcaacataaaaaaaaaatgacaacttATTGAGCAATAAAATAGAGTCACAAGAGATTCCTTACGGTATAGAACTTACGaattaaagagaaaaataacaaaattttaGGGGTACAACTTTTCCATCTCCCCACCTTTATTATAAGTTTTCTTCCAAGTTTATTTTTGTCACTACTGCAACTCTTCTCCCTTCCTCTACACAGGCTCTCTTTTGGCATACCTTCTCCATTCTCTCATTGTTGTTTTCCATACCTTTCCTTGTGCCCTGTGCACAGTGATGGAGCCAAGGTTTCCGCtgaggggttcaaaatataaaaaagtaaatatacgaAGAAGCCTAAAGGGGTTCAACATCgactacatatacataaaaaataattttaaccttgtaaaaacagTGTTTTTTTCTGCCGAGGGGGTTCGGCCCTCGGCTCTATGTGGCTTCGCCACTGCCTGTGCGTGGGTTAATGGAGGTGGTGAATGGACAGGGTAAAAGATATTTGACTAAGCTTATAAGCTGATAAAATTGACTCATAagtattttttgatttatttacgcAGTTGGCAAACACACAAAGTGCTTATAGGTCAAGCCTTTATAAACCAAAAACTATATATGGACCATTCTTAACTTATgatttttcagcttataagaaTTTATAGTTTGACCAAAGTTAAGTTTGCACGTTTAAAGTTATTTTGATTCATTTCGGCCATTTTGAGTTCACCTCATTGCAGAAATGAAATATAGTAATGCAAATTAAgtagccgtttggccataaaattattcacttttttcgaatttttttctcactttttttacttttaagcgtttggccataaatattcggaatacaactccggagttgtattccggaataccaaaaacaagaaaaacttgtttttcaaaaaaaattcacttttttacactacaattcaccaaaaactataatttaaaaaattatggcaaaacacaactccaacttcaactccaacttcaaaaattccaaaaaaagtgaatttgtttttggtatttatggccaaacggcacctaaaTGTACTCATAATGGTGTTCAATCATCAGAaacagaattttaaaaaaatttagatgACAGTTATGATTCTGTCGCTGTGAGCTGTTGGGGAACATTAACTTATTATCCCTAAAGTAACTTTTATCAGTTGAACGACGACCCTTACAGTCACCGTTGAATCACTAAGGCCGACGAATCAAGTAAcaaaacaagtcataaccaACTCGTTTAAACTTGATACTAAATTATGACTTTTTTTCCACatccgcaaaaaaaaaatgttaaaattgATAGGTGATTGAGCGAAAAAGGAATTGTGTTTCCCACTAAGCATCTGAAGGACAGATGGACCCAAAGTGACTTTCTTAAGTGTAGCAGTCAAGCTGGACAGAAGCTTTACCAAAATTGATTTATCCtcatattttgagatataagtcgAGTTACAGAATTTAAGTTGTTACCCCCCATATCATAGAATTAAGGTTTgactcgtatcgttagagttttagtAGAAAATtcgaaggtttgaacgtttttcGAAAATGGTTAACGGACCTACTTCGGGCAGCCATAACCCCTTAATTAGttaggaatttggaaaaggtctCTTGATGAAAATTGTACCTTCCCGAGCATATAAGGATCAAGTCAATcggagatcggagcaaggagatatgatcgtcgcaagatggctaatagtaaggtgCTCAAAATTCGAAAGAATTGGCTAAGTTTACGGCAGGTCTGCCTTCCAGGCCAATTTCATGataatccgttgggaatttgagaaaacctaaaacatgaaagttgtattcctttgaaataaatttccagCGGTATATTATGGAGCCCGAACGGAGCTCTGTACAAGTTATACCCATTTTACTGGACACTGTGCAGAACTGACACGGGCTGCGCGTGAGGGCGCGTGCGATGCGTCCGCTTCGCCGGCCAATCGCCCAAAAACACCCTCTCTAACCAGGGACCTACAAGGGGTCCTGAAATGGCCATGCATCGCTGGCCCATCGCGAAAAATGGTTGGGTTTCGGATCAAAAGTCggattttcttgttttctcttatatttaagcttggggtttagtTCCCTAACACCCCTAATCACAAAAAATCATCCTAGGGCAAGAGATAACAAGTCCCAAGcttcaagaaccctccaaggtgAGTTCTCCAATGATTCTAGGTTGATTTCAAGTctctaatccctttctaacttgagtaaaccttTCTAATCCATAGAGTTGTGATTGGAACGTTATTGTTGGACGTGAAAACCCTAACATCCGAATTCAAGGAGATagaacttcaaaaaggtaatacttctactctctaatcacttatagttgtgaattgatgagttttgGGGAGAATAGTGaatgggtttgataaagagCATCTTATGAACTATGCTAGGGCTTTGGATTATTGACTTAAGATTGTTGTAATCTTATGGGTGACGAAGAATGATGTTAGTTACACCTAATTGATATTTTGGAATCAGCTAAataatagaatgggaattggatgaagaaaacaccattaataaaggtgtggagctttatgcccaccaagtgtttgataaaatgcttagatgaccaaagcatggatattattgctaatatgaaatccctttgacttgtattgctatagattaaagttgaaaggagtgatgaatgttgtattacgctcaaaggctAGAATTAaagtatgtgaggctaactctctacgtttggGAACGTTGATGATTCTCCCTGCAACACAATTCATTGGTTATTACGATTTGCCTCAAAATTACAGTTATATCTTAGTTCCATGAATAGTTGCAGAACCTCTATTCTCTAGTTTCGTAATTCatccatgactttcattccgaATGACGTGAACTCTAAACGTAATCCAATAGACTCGTAATTCATACCCAGGAGTCTCAGTATGCTTAGAAAACAACCAAGGCTTCAGGTCCCATAATCAATTTGTGAATACATGTCTCAACCTAGTTCTATTCAGTATAATTCAGTATTTCAGCATAATGTATTATAGTATGACTTTCAGCTCTTTTATATTACATGAGTCTCGGCCATGAAAACTCGGTATGTGTACACTCCATAATCAGTTCAGAAATACATGTCTTAATTCAATTTTGACTAGTTTTCTAGTGTTATGCATTACAATATGATTTTTCAGTTCCAATATATATTATGGAATGTTGAACACCTGCATCTTTACCCAAGGGCACagtcttatgtatacgtatacgtTGCCAAGGCCACATACTGACGCATTTACTTGGCCAAGGCCATAGTTTTGTGCATTTATAGTGGGCCAAGGCTTGGGAGTGTTAGCACCTACTTAGCCAAGGCCATAGTTTTGTACATCCATATTGGGCCAAGGTCCCGGATTATTAACTCTGTAAAACAGGTGATTTATACTCAGAGCCAAACAATTGACATAAAGGTAAACTTATGGATGAAGTGTAAGCTTTAGTTGGAGCAAGTAGtgtaaaataagaattaatTATCATGGATGTTGTCCACAAGGTTCCTCTATCACCTTGAGCCAAACAATTGACATGAAGGTAAACTTATGgttgagaaaatcaagaacatgAGGGAGAGAATAAGGAGAGTAGTAAAGAGAAGCGTccaatttcctaaatgtcctttTCTATAGCAGCAATTGAGTCTTTTCTACTATTCCTCTATACCAATATAGTTGGTAAATGACCAAAAAAAgcaaaacaaataaacaaacaCAATGATGAAGTTAGTGGCGAAGCCAGAATTTTAAATCAGAGGGTTCAAAAATGTAAAGAAGTAGACAAACGAAGAAGTcgagggggttcaacatctactatatatatatatctctctctctctatatatatatatatatatatataaaataattttttgtatatagGGGGTTCGGGATAATTTTGGCCCTTACTACATCTGCCACATTCAGGATGAACCCCCTTGGCCCGTACTACATCCGCCACTGGATGAAGTGTTGAGTAGAGCTGAAATTGGTACTGATGATTAACAAACCTAAATCTTTTCTCCCTCTCTCTGCCACTATCTATACCATCGATCACCCTTTCTTCCTTCTTTGACCCCTATGCGGCTATACACCTACATTAAAATAGTATTATATATTGCATGTTCAAGTCGTTTAGCGCATTCCCTCTTAGCGGTGTAGGTTGTGGTGTGGTGATagggagagagaaagaggaaggaAAGGGGAAGagaagatggtggtggtggaggtgaTGATGACAATGGTGGCGGGAGAGACAAGGAGAAACGAGGAAGAAAGGGTAATTTGTGGTAGAGGTAGTGGCggaaaaagagaagaacaaacaaataaaatataaaactcAAAAGTTAGAGAGAAgggtcaaatttgccctcgAGCTATGCGAAAGGGTCAACTTTGCCCTGAACTATGCAAAAGGTTCAAATTTAACCTCCGTTTAAGAATTAATTCTTAATTGCGTGACACGAGGCATCACCAGGTGCTAAGCTCCCACCGTTTAACTACAAAGGCAAATTTATTCCATTTTGCATAGTTTCGGGGCAAATTTGACCCCAACTAGTAATGGTGAGGACATATTTGACCCCAGCTATTAACGGAGGGCAAATTCGTTCCATTTCGCATAGTTTAGAAGCAAATTCAACCCTTTACCCTATTTTCTATTTTGTCGAGCCCATGCGAATTTCTCAATTGTTTTGTTAGGTATTGGAATGGGTAAGAAAGAAGACgagaaaatcagaaaaataaagatttaaatCGCCTATTTTTCCCACTTTAAtctcgttttttttttgtttattctcGTCACGAAACATAACTGTTATAATAATAAACAATCGAAGCAGGTAAAAGTACTCACTTCACGCCCTTGAAAAATTATTCACGGATGATTAAAGTTACTTTTTGTTGTGGACTTTGTTGGAATATTGTGGTGTGTAAATAGAGATCTTTCCTTTGCATTAATTTGGTTAGGGATTTACCAAGCGTGATTTTTTATGATCAACAGCAACACTTGAAGACCATTGGCCTTCCCTCATTAAATGTAGCTGCAAACCTGATTAAGGCCCTTAATTTCAGCCTCCGTTGGTTGTTTCCACCTGAGATTAATGAAGATCTACGGGACATAGATTCCGTAAATACTCGAACGCTCCTTCTCCTTGTTCAGCACAGTAGCGGAGAAAACTTACTCGTACCCGGTGTTTAAACCGTACCATTAATTAACTTTATTTAAGACAAATTGAATTAAGGGTACATATTTATCAACTATAGTTAATCGATACCAAGTTTATTTGATTGCACATCTCATGCATTCATTGGTTTGGTGTAAACACATACCAATAGGTCTTTGCTATTGTGGCAGCAGACCAGTGTTAATTGAGCAAGAGTTAAAGAAACAAGTGTGAAGCCTTCTAATTGTGTAACTGTGTAAAGGTTTGAATCTCCTTCAGTCTATTtctcttttattcttttaatttacAGCTTGAAGGGAAGTCTTAGAGCAACAGTAGAGTTGTTTCCGTGTGACCTATATATAGGTCACGAATTCGAGCCCCGCTTGAGATAAGGCCCTTCTCCGGACCCTGGATGCTTCACGCACCGCGCTGCCCCTTCATAGTTGTTTGAGGCTTGTCTGTCAAATTTGACAAAATGGGTACTCTGAtccgaacacatatatataagtagaagACATATCTAAAGCAGGAGAAGTTATTTCAGAACAAATCAGGAAGAGAAAAGCTGAACATGTACAATCACACTTGATTTAGGAAGAACTTATAAGCAAtgtttcttattcttaaaaTCAAATTGCTAACCTTGCAGAATGCAGATCTTGTTAAGAAGGGTTAAGAACTATGAGATCATAGGAccagaaaagatgaagaaacaaaaaagtaGTCCTCGTTACATTAGACCAAATACAAAACAGTGTGTATATAGTGCAGGAAATGGTAAAATTTTGTATAACAATAGTTGGTGTTTTACAGGTGGAAAGCTGGAAAAGATACAAATAAGTTTGTTGATCTGCTGCAGATTTACTACATAACTCTGCAACGCGGCGcctaataaataataattactaCAACATAGCATTGGTTCTGACAGCTACAATCAGCAAGTTGAAGAATCAAGAAACTAAATAGCATACTAAGTAATAAGCCATGAAAGATCACTCCTTCGTGACACGAACAATATTGAAGAAAGCACACTAACTGGGTATAAAAGCCCAAATATGAAGGAAGAATAGCCAAGTCCATGCAAAATAATCCAAAAGTGCAGGTGACATTCAACATATTGCAATATAGATATTGAACAAACTGTTTCCCAGAAAGACAAATCAAGAATGCCTATCAATTAACAAGCAAGCCTTTGTCAAAATGGCAGCTTCAACTATTTTATTTGCTCAGTAATTAGCTGAGAagatgcagaccttaccctacctAGGGAGAGGTAGAGAAACAGTTCCCGATAAGACAATTAGCTGATTTCTCAATGACCAATATATGATCCATTGCTAATTAATTGCATAAAAATTCCTAAATATCATCTCACATAGCATGATGACTTCACAGTGAAAAGATATAAAGGGTACATACAACCGAACACCAAACTAGACTGGAACTAAGGCATAGTTGATTCATGATTAATTGATCATCTCGGATTGCTACTAACAAGCCGGGCCCCAACACAATCAAGCTTCTTCACCATAGCTTTCGCCTTTAAGTTCCCTTCCTTCATAAACGCCTCCACCATTTTCTCCCCAATCTCTCTCCCCTTCTCCTCACTATCCGTCACCGCCACCAAAGTAGGTCCCGCTCCACTTATCGTACACCCAAAAGCCCCCGCCTTTAACGCCGTCTTCTTCACTCCCTCCATCCCCGGTATCAACGGGCCCCTCCTCGGCTCCACAATCTTATCCGACGACAACGCCTTACCTAAACCCCTCGCATCCCCGGTCAATATAGCCGCAACCAACGCGCCCGCCTGACTAGAATTCCATATATGATGCGACATTGTCACCTCTAATGGCAATGCCGCCCTCATTTTCTTCGTTGGGGCCTCGAATTCCGGGTTCACAAGCACAAAAAACAAATCTTTATCATACGGGAATGTTAATGGTATCAATTCCAATGGATCATAACTTCTGATCAACACAAAACCCCCCATTATCGAAGGTGCTATATTATCAGCATGATAGCCGGAAACCTTCATTTCCGATTCTAAACCTGCAGTAACAAGATCGGAAACTTCCAATTTCCGACCAAAAAGCTCGTTAACAGCCACAGCTGCCGCAGCAGCACTGGCTGCACTAGATCCTAATCCACTACCTAAAGGCAACCCTTTTTCAAGATTCATTGAAAGGCCAACAGATTGTATATTAAGCATTTTCATAACAGAAATAGCAGCAATACCTGCACATAGAGGTGGAAAAAATTAGGCCATGAAAATATAACCCGACCAACCCGCCCACGTAGCTAAACCCATTTCAGCCCAACAAAAGTTAGACTGATATATGCCCAAATTGACTTATGATCTTCTCAAAAattgtttgatatatatatatatatatatagccataatagagaaaaataataagttTATAAGCTActctctccgttcacttttccttgtccacttttgactatgcacaccccttaacaaataataaatgaagaggATAATTTACCaatatactcatattaattggtgcatattttt contains:
- the LOC132060056 gene encoding homoserine kinase-like — protein: MAITFQSPIKLNFNNPISNPIPKTRFSIGLNLQSVSSKIQTHLTIPEPEPVFTSVKSFAPATVANLGPGFDFLGCAVDGLGDFITLRVDPDVKPGQVSISGISGDGNKLSKDPLSNCAGIAAISVMKMLNIQSVGLSMNLEKGLPLGSGLGSSAASAAAAAVAVNELFGRKLEVSDLVTAGLESEMKVSGYHADNIAPSIMGGFVLIRSYDPLELIPLTFPYDKDLFFVLVNPEFEAPTKKMRAALPLEVTMSHHIWNSSQAGALVAAILTGDARGLGKALSSDKIVEPRRGPLIPGMEGVKKTALKAGAFGCTISGAGPTLVAVTDSEEKGREIGEKMVEAFMKEGNLKAKAMVKKLDCVGARLVSSNPR